The Pantoea trifolii nucleotide sequence AAACGGAGCCCGAAGGCTCCGTTTTTAGGTATTACGCAAATCTAATCGGGTGATTAGAACTGGTATACCAGACCAACACCAACGGTGTCATCAGTAGAGATGCCAGCCGCGCGGGTGAAGTCGTTTTCGTCCATCAGGTTGATTTGATAATCAACATAGGTAGACATGTTTTTGTTGAAGTAGTAGTACGCGCCAACAGAAACGTATTTATAGATGTCTTGATCACCCCAGGTCTCGATGTCCTTACCTTTAGACTGGACGTATGCCAGGGATGGACGCAGACCGAAGTCGAACTGGTACTGAGCAACTGCTTCGAACTTCTGCTCTTTATTGATTGCGCCGCCTCGGGCTGGAGCAATATCGGTAGCATCAGTTGAAATCCAAGTTGAATTACGGGTTTCACCGTACATTGCTGCCAGGTATACGTTGTTCGCATCATATTTCAGAGCGGTTGACCATGCGTCAGCTTTTTTGCTGCCGTTGCCATAGAAGGATGCTTCCTGGCCATTAGTACGGTCTGAAGAGGTGTATGCAGCAGAAACGCCAACACCGATGTCAGAGGTATAAGTCAGAGAAGTACCCCAACCGTCGCCATTAGCACGGCTCAGGCTACGGCTGTTAGCGTTAGTGCCTTCTTCATTTTTGCCCTGATACTGAACAGCAAATGCCAGTCCATCAACCAGACCAAAGAAATCATTGTTACGGTAGGTTGCCAGACCATTAGAACGACCAACCATGAAGTTATCAGAGTAACCCGAGTCACCACCGAATACTGGCAGAACGTCGGTCCATGCCAGTGGGTCGTAACCTACACCGTAGTTACGGCCATAGTCGAACGAACCAACATTGGCAATTTTCAGACCGGCAAAGCCCAGACGGGTTTTGTTGCCATTTTGAGCATCGCTAGCGCCTTCAGAGTTGTTA carries:
- the ompC gene encoding porin OmpC, producing the protein MMKRNILAVVIPALLAAGAANAAEIYNKDGNKLDLYGKVDARHTFSDNASSDGDATYVRFGFKGETQINDQLTGYGQWEYNIQANNSEGASDAQNGNKTRLGFAGLKIANVGSFDYGRNYGVGYDPLAWTDVLPVFGGDSGYSDNFMVGRSNGLATYRNNDFFGLVDGLAFAVQYQGKNEEGTNANSRSLSRANGDGWGTSLTYTSDIGVGVSAAYTSSDRTNGQEASFYGNGSKKADAWSTALKYDANNVYLAAMYGETRNSTWISTDATDIAPARGGAINKEQKFEAVAQYQFDFGLRPSLAYVQSKGKDIETWGDQDIYKYVSVGAYYYFNKNMSTYVDYQINLMDENDFTRAAGISTDDTVGVGLVYQF